The following are encoded in a window of Tessaracoccus flavescens genomic DNA:
- a CDS encoding acyltransferase domain-containing protein, producing MDLTTLERLGFRPDDAAAVLDGLDRLTTADLAEVERLEGVLRSNIARVERRFNPVEGPTVEHRLGTDFPLLVALIRVAPAVQAELVRRGLDDETAWRSVADLGQQVHVYRLVHGRFGFGGRPWVPTNFSGSLVWLGRLQYTLEPYDRALGVHIPESGPLTPKLVDESLELARRVALRAYGEFEITRFTCVSWLLDPGVNARLPETSNVARFAARFEPYGEPGDGTRDALYFGFHRETRNAETVELDGLPQTSSLQRAIVAQLRDGGVTIQPGELPLDG from the coding sequence ATGGATCTCACCACCCTCGAACGCCTCGGCTTCCGACCCGACGATGCGGCCGCCGTCCTCGACGGCCTCGACCGACTGACCACGGCCGACCTTGCCGAGGTGGAACGTCTCGAGGGCGTGCTCCGCTCCAACATCGCAAGGGTGGAACGTCGCTTCAACCCCGTCGAGGGCCCCACGGTCGAGCATCGCCTCGGCACCGACTTCCCGCTGCTCGTCGCGCTCATCCGCGTGGCACCAGCCGTGCAGGCCGAGCTCGTGCGCCGCGGGCTCGATGACGAGACGGCGTGGCGCTCGGTCGCCGACCTCGGGCAGCAGGTCCACGTGTACCGGCTCGTCCACGGCCGCTTCGGCTTCGGAGGCCGACCGTGGGTCCCGACGAACTTCAGCGGCTCGCTGGTGTGGCTCGGCCGCCTGCAGTACACGCTGGAACCGTACGACCGTGCGCTCGGCGTCCACATCCCGGAGTCGGGCCCGCTCACCCCCAAACTGGTCGACGAGTCGCTCGAGCTGGCGAGGAGGGTAGCGCTCCGGGCTTATGGCGAGTTCGAGATCACCCGGTTCACCTGCGTCTCCTGGCTGCTCGACCCCGGCGTCAACGCGAGGCTTCCAGAGACGTCGAACGTGGCGAGGTTCGCGGCACGGTTCGAGCCCTACGGCGAGCCGGGCGACGGCACCCGCGACGCGCTGTACTTCGGGTTCCACCGCGAGACGAGGAACGCAGAGACGGTCGAGTTGGACGGCCTGCCCCAGACCTCGTCGCTGCAGCGGGCCATCGTCGCCCAACTGAGGGACGGTGGAGTCACCATCCAGCCGGGCGAGCTGCCCCTGGACGGGTGA
- a CDS encoding flavodoxin domain-containing protein — protein sequence MGTVLIGYATRTGAARDVAEEVAGVLRAVGHDVRLANLEQQPPIDGADLVVVGSGINASAFYPEATAWLKANQAELKATAVALFNTCLNAADPEKRDAALAYNDGAVTRCGAKASATFGGRYVPAKVGWFSKLFAKATGQKAQDHVDAAAAKAWARDLLPLLVGSQA from the coding sequence ATGGGAACTGTGCTGATCGGATACGCGACGAGGACGGGTGCCGCCCGTGACGTGGCCGAGGAAGTCGCCGGTGTTCTGCGGGCCGTCGGCCACGACGTCCGCCTCGCCAACCTGGAACAGCAGCCGCCGATCGACGGCGCCGACCTCGTGGTCGTCGGCAGCGGCATCAACGCCTCGGCCTTCTACCCCGAGGCGACCGCGTGGCTCAAGGCGAACCAGGCGGAGCTGAAGGCAACGGCCGTCGCCCTCTTCAACACGTGCCTGAACGCCGCCGACCCTGAGAAGCGCGACGCCGCGCTCGCCTACAACGACGGCGCTGTCACACGATGCGGCGCGAAAGCCAGCGCGACGTTCGGCGGACGCTACGTCCCGGCGAAGGTCGGCTGGTTCTCGAAGCTGTTCGCCAAGGCAACCGGCCAGAAGGCGCAGGACCACGTCGACGCCGCCGCAGCGAAGGCCTGGGCCCGCGACCTCCTCCCCCTGCTGGTCGGCTCGCAGGCCTGA
- a CDS encoding DsbA family protein — protein sequence MTTNVDFWFDPMCPWAWMASRWMLEVEKVRDVHTTFHVMSLSVLNEGRELPQGYRDLMDNGWTPARAALLVEQRHGSEKLREFYTEIGTRLHPGGQSVSVDVVRDALDAVGADADIIDIAQTDAIDEDLRRSHHEGMDPVGDEVGTPVIRVNGMSLFGPVISPAPKGEEAGNLFDGVVKVSAYPGFFELKRSRTVDPIFD from the coding sequence ATGACGACGAACGTTGACTTCTGGTTTGATCCGATGTGCCCCTGGGCGTGGATGGCGTCGCGCTGGATGCTCGAGGTGGAGAAGGTGCGCGACGTGCACACCACCTTCCACGTGATGAGCCTCTCCGTGCTCAACGAGGGCCGCGAACTGCCTCAGGGCTACCGCGACCTCATGGACAACGGCTGGACGCCGGCCCGCGCCGCCCTGCTGGTCGAGCAGCGCCACGGCTCCGAGAAGCTTCGGGAGTTCTACACCGAGATCGGCACGCGCCTCCATCCCGGCGGCCAGAGCGTCAGCGTGGACGTGGTGCGCGACGCGTTGGACGCGGTCGGAGCCGATGCCGACATCATCGACATCGCCCAGACCGACGCGATCGACGAGGACCTGCGCCGTTCGCACCACGAGGGCATGGATCCGGTCGGTGACGAGGTCGGCACCCCCGTGATCCGCGTCAACGGGATGAGCCTCTTCGGCCCGGTCATCTCTCCCGCGCCGAAGGGCGAGGAGGCTGGAAACCTGTTCGACGGCGTCGTCAAGGTCAGCGCCTACCCGGGCTTCTTCGAGCTCAAGCGCTCACGCACCGTCGATCCCATCTTCGACTGA
- a CDS encoding IS1182 family transposase produces MQGEADRQRELLDVEALAGHLLVPGSVFAFLAEHRLRLFPPELFADLFPSGRGRPSIPPEVIASVLVLQSLYGHSDREAVEALTFDLRWKAACGYAVDGAGFHPSTLTYWRKRLAASERPDRIFEAVREVVMATGVLSGKTRRALDSTVLDDAVARQDTVTQLIASIRRVGRDVPGAHALVVQECTRLAEVTGGDYTVAGKPRIAWEDEAARTELVSALVGDALALLAALDAAHHDEHGDPDGLALLSEAGGKPAEALALLALVAGQDVEPAEGSDGTDGRWRIARKTAPDRMISTVDPDARHAHKTRERRQDGFKAHVVVEPDTGLMTMVKLTKTNGAEHSDAAVGADLVTTDSTLTATPDAPVQVLGDSAYASGDMLATLDARKWEPVLKPWPLRPAVEGGFTLDDFIHDPVAGTLTCPAGLTRGVSAKGKVTFGAACAGCPLRQRCTTAERGRKVTLGEHHQLQRQHRERATDPDFQAVYRRHRPMVERSIAWLTRGARRVPYRGVAKNDAWLHHRAAGLNLRRLLNLGLTVQDGTWAIA; encoded by the coding sequence ATGCAGGGTGAGGCTGATCGGCAGCGGGAGCTGTTGGACGTGGAGGCGTTGGCGGGACATCTGTTGGTGCCGGGGAGCGTGTTCGCGTTCCTGGCCGAGCACCGGTTGCGGTTGTTCCCGCCGGAGCTGTTCGCCGACCTGTTTCCCTCGGGGCGGGGTCGGCCCTCGATCCCGCCAGAGGTCATCGCCTCGGTGCTGGTGCTGCAGTCCTTGTACGGGCACTCTGACAGGGAAGCGGTCGAGGCGCTCACGTTCGACCTGCGCTGGAAGGCCGCGTGCGGGTACGCGGTCGACGGGGCCGGGTTCCACCCTTCGACGTTGACGTACTGGCGTAAGCGGCTGGCCGCCAGCGAACGTCCGGACCGGATCTTCGAGGCGGTCCGCGAGGTCGTCATGGCTACCGGTGTCCTGTCGGGCAAGACGCGGCGGGCGTTGGACTCCACGGTGCTCGACGACGCGGTCGCCCGGCAGGACACGGTCACCCAGCTGATCGCCTCGATCCGCCGGGTCGGCCGCGACGTGCCGGGCGCGCACGCACTGGTGGTCCAGGAGTGCACCCGGTTGGCCGAGGTCACCGGCGGTGACTACACGGTCGCTGGCAAGCCGCGGATCGCCTGGGAGGACGAGGCCGCCCGGACCGAGCTGGTGAGCGCACTGGTGGGCGACGCCCTGGCCCTGCTGGCCGCTCTCGACGCCGCCCACCACGACGAGCACGGCGACCCGGACGGCCTGGCGCTGCTGTCCGAGGCGGGTGGGAAACCGGCCGAGGCCCTCGCGCTGCTGGCGTTGGTCGCCGGGCAGGACGTCGAGCCGGCGGAGGGTTCCGACGGCACCGACGGGCGGTGGCGCATCGCCCGCAAGACCGCGCCGGACCGGATGATCTCCACCGTCGACCCCGATGCCCGGCACGCGCACAAGACCCGCGAACGGCGTCAGGACGGGTTCAAGGCCCATGTCGTCGTCGAGCCGGACACCGGGCTGATGACGATGGTGAAGCTGACGAAGACCAACGGGGCCGAGCACTCCGACGCCGCGGTGGGTGCCGACCTGGTCACCACCGACTCCACCCTCACCGCCACCCCTGACGCGCCGGTGCAGGTGCTCGGCGACTCCGCCTACGCCTCCGGTGACATGCTGGCCACGCTCGATGCCCGCAAGTGGGAACCGGTCCTCAAACCCTGGCCGCTGCGGCCGGCTGTCGAGGGCGGGTTCACCCTGGACGACTTCATCCACGACCCGGTCGCCGGGACGTTGACCTGCCCGGCCGGGCTCACCCGCGGCGTCAGTGCCAAGGGCAAGGTGACCTTCGGCGCCGCGTGCGCCGGCTGTCCGCTGCGGCAGCGGTGCACCACCGCCGAACGTGGCCGCAAGGTCACCCTGGGTGAGCACCACCAGCTCCAACGACAGCACCGCGAACGAGCCACCGACCCGGACTTCCAGGCCGTCTACCGACGGCACCGGCCGATGGTCGAACGCTCCATCGCCTGGCTCACGCGCGGAGCACGCCGCGTGCCCTACCGGGGCGTGGCCAAGAACGACGCCTGGCTGCACCACCGCGCCGCCGGTCTCAACCTGCGACGCCTCCTCAACCTCGGGCTCACCGTCCAGGACGGGACCTGGGCCATCGCCTGA
- a CDS encoding dicarboxylate/amino acid:cation symporter encodes MTAAPQPSSTRSRRPSLLLLIVIAIALGVVCGLFFPDWLTSVFVTFNGLFGQFLGFAIPLIIVGLIAPAIADLGRGAGKWLAITAAVAYLSTVIAGLMGLTASMAILPRVLPAERPDALTNPEESLLTPYFSLEIPPLFGVTSAVVLAFVIGVALTVIDGNVLRRGFIEFRDLVNWMITKIIIPLLPIYIFGIFLNMTQGGQVATVIATFLGVVVFVFILTWIMLLLQFTVAGLFTGKNPIKMLGTMLPAYATALGTSSSAATIPVTLRQAIKMGVSQPVAAFTVPLCATIHLAGSMIKITCFSIAVMMLFGIEINWGLMIGFIFMLGIMMVAAPGVPGGAIMTAAGLLSSMLGFNEAQVGLLIATYIAIDSFGTATNVTGDGAIAAIMDKLINRSKGQNELATEAATVEERV; translated from the coding sequence ATGACCGCAGCGCCGCAACCATCCTCAACGCGGAGCCGACGCCCCAGTCTGCTCCTCCTCATCGTCATCGCCATCGCGCTCGGCGTGGTGTGCGGGTTGTTCTTCCCCGACTGGCTGACGAGCGTCTTCGTCACCTTCAACGGCCTCTTCGGGCAGTTCCTCGGTTTCGCCATCCCGCTGATCATCGTCGGGTTGATCGCCCCGGCGATCGCCGACCTCGGTCGCGGCGCGGGCAAGTGGCTTGCGATCACGGCCGCAGTGGCCTACCTCTCGACGGTGATCGCGGGCCTGATGGGCCTGACGGCGTCGATGGCGATCCTCCCGCGGGTCCTCCCTGCGGAGCGGCCCGACGCGCTGACCAACCCGGAGGAGTCGCTGCTGACTCCCTACTTCTCGTTGGAGATCCCACCCCTGTTCGGCGTGACCAGCGCCGTTGTGCTCGCCTTCGTGATCGGCGTCGCGCTGACGGTGATCGACGGCAACGTGCTGCGCCGCGGCTTCATCGAGTTCCGTGACCTGGTGAACTGGATGATCACCAAGATCATCATTCCGCTGCTGCCGATCTACATCTTCGGCATCTTCCTCAACATGACCCAGGGCGGCCAGGTGGCCACCGTCATCGCCACCTTCCTCGGCGTCGTCGTGTTCGTGTTCATACTGACCTGGATCATGCTGCTGCTGCAGTTCACCGTCGCCGGACTGTTCACCGGGAAGAACCCGATCAAGATGCTCGGCACCATGCTCCCCGCCTACGCGACGGCGCTCGGCACCTCCTCCTCAGCGGCGACGATCCCGGTCACGCTGCGCCAGGCGATCAAGATGGGCGTCAGCCAGCCCGTCGCCGCGTTCACCGTCCCGCTGTGCGCCACCATCCACCTGGCCGGCTCCATGATCAAGATCACGTGCTTCTCCATCGCGGTGATGATGCTCTTCGGCATCGAGATCAACTGGGGCCTGATGATCGGCTTCATCTTCATGCTCGGCATCATGATGGTCGCCGCTCCCGGCGTCCCCGGCGGCGCGATCATGACGGCCGCCGGCCTGCTCAGCTCGATGCTCGGGTTCAACGAGGCCCAGGTCGGCCTCTTGATCGCCACCTACATCGCGATCGACTCGTTCGGCACCGCGACGAATGTCACCGGAGACGGCGCGATCGCGGCCATCATGGACAAGCTGATCAACCGCTCGAAGGGCCAGAACGAGCTGGCCACCGAGGCGGCCACCGTCGAGGAGCGCGTCTAG
- a CDS encoding fructosamine kinase family protein, with product MQQRFRKTGSRRAISTEAASLHWLAEAEPDGGAAVAELVEVGDTWLETVLLDPGAPSREDAAEFGRRLARTHAAGASWWGEAPPGMDPADLATANLPTPAAVEPVWDDFSSYYAEGRLRPYVDLARSLDADDRALLHRACDVVATGRFDSPQPGLCGEVARIHGDLWGGNVVWADGGDRVVGTLIDPCANGGHAETDLAELGLFGSSHLEATLAGYAEVSPLADGWRGRVRLHQFHMVLVHAVLFGGGYVGDALRTARDLLR from the coding sequence ATGCAGCAGAGGTTCAGGAAGACCGGATCACGGCGGGCCATCTCCACCGAGGCGGCCAGCCTGCACTGGTTGGCCGAGGCCGAGCCTGACGGTGGAGCCGCCGTGGCGGAGCTGGTCGAGGTCGGCGACACGTGGCTCGAGACGGTGCTGCTCGACCCGGGTGCACCGAGCCGGGAGGACGCCGCAGAGTTCGGCCGACGTCTTGCGCGCACGCACGCGGCCGGAGCCAGCTGGTGGGGCGAGGCGCCGCCGGGCATGGATCCCGCCGATCTTGCGACGGCGAATCTTCCGACGCCGGCAGCGGTCGAGCCCGTCTGGGACGACTTCAGCAGCTACTACGCGGAGGGTCGGCTGCGGCCCTATGTCGACCTGGCGCGCTCCCTCGACGCCGACGACAGGGCGCTGCTGCACCGTGCCTGCGACGTCGTCGCGACCGGACGCTTCGACTCACCCCAGCCCGGACTCTGCGGCGAGGTGGCGCGGATCCACGGCGATCTCTGGGGCGGCAACGTCGTCTGGGCCGATGGAGGGGACCGGGTCGTCGGCACCCTGATCGACCCGTGCGCCAACGGTGGACACGCAGAGACTGACCTGGCCGAGCTGGGGCTGTTCGGCTCGTCGCACCTCGAAGCGACCCTCGCGGGCTACGCGGAGGTCAGCCCCCTTGCCGACGGGTGGCGCGGGAGGGTGCGGTTGCACCAGTTCCACATGGTGCTGGTCCACGCCGTACTGTTCGGCGGGGGCTACGTGGGCGACGCGCTGCGCACCGCCCGGGACCTTCTCCGCTGA
- a CDS encoding Sir2 family NAD-dependent protein deacetylase, with translation MSNAPGDVGGWFRTAREDAVVMADTSAWGPGEGAFGRISHDDDVTAAFELFRGRPTMVLTGAGMSTDSGLPDYRGRNAVPRSPMTFQEFVSSDLSRRRYWARSTVGWRAFGQARPNAGHRALAELGRLTPLTGVVTQNVDGLHQRAGSSPVVDLHGTLDRVACLCCGRLFSRSDLQERLLEINPRFSRELDSLAIDARTAPDGDAEVDRTSDFDYPDCPACDGMLKPDVVFFGENAHRETVVRANHLLDTADVLVVLGTSLTVMSGLRFLRRSAREGREIIIVNDGLTRGDDLATLRLHGRLEPVLSRWVELAR, from the coding sequence ATGAGCAACGCGCCAGGCGACGTCGGCGGCTGGTTCCGCACGGCCCGCGAGGACGCCGTCGTGATGGCCGACACCTCTGCCTGGGGACCGGGCGAGGGCGCGTTCGGCCGGATCTCGCACGATGACGACGTCACGGCCGCCTTCGAACTCTTCCGCGGCCGACCGACGATGGTGCTCACGGGGGCGGGCATGTCCACCGACTCCGGCCTGCCCGACTACCGGGGCAGGAATGCGGTGCCGCGTTCGCCGATGACGTTCCAGGAGTTCGTCTCCTCCGATCTCAGCCGGCGCCGCTACTGGGCGCGCAGCACCGTCGGATGGCGGGCCTTCGGCCAGGCGCGACCCAACGCAGGCCACCGAGCCCTCGCGGAGCTCGGTCGGCTGACCCCGCTGACCGGGGTGGTCACCCAGAACGTCGACGGGCTGCATCAGCGCGCCGGGTCGAGCCCGGTCGTCGACCTGCACGGCACCCTCGACCGGGTCGCCTGCCTGTGCTGCGGGCGCTTGTTCTCGCGCTCTGATCTGCAGGAGCGGCTGCTGGAGATCAACCCGCGGTTCTCCCGCGAGCTCGACTCGCTCGCGATCGACGCCCGCACCGCCCCCGACGGCGACGCCGAGGTCGACCGCACCTCCGACTTCGACTATCCCGACTGCCCCGCCTGCGACGGGATGCTGAAGCCCGATGTCGTCTTCTTCGGCGAGAACGCGCACCGGGAGACGGTGGTGCGTGCCAACCACCTGCTCGACACGGCGGACGTGCTTGTCGTGCTCGGCACGAGCCTGACGGTGATGAGCGGGTTGCGTTTCCTGCGCCGCTCGGCGCGCGAGGGTCGCGAGATCATCATCGTCAACGACGGCCTCACCCGCGGCGATGACCTTGCCACGCTCCGACTGCACGGTCGGCTCGAACCGGTGCTCTCGCGCTGGGTCGAGTTGGCGCGCTGA
- a CDS encoding DUF808 domain-containing protein yields the protein MAGGLAALLDDIAAIARATASSVDDIAAAAGRASTKAVGVVVDDAAVTPQYMQGFTPARELPVIWRIAKGSLLNKAIILPVILLLSQFLPWALTPLLMCGGLYLSYEGAEKIWEAVSGHSKSQEAPAVVKGADHENTMVKSAITTDFILSAEIMVISLNELTDLGFWLRAGALVIVAIAITALVYGVVAGIVKMDDVGLKLSTRENTRKLGQGLVKAMPIVLKVLGVVGTAAMLWVGGHILLVGMDDLGFHPIYDFVHHLEVAAAGAAGGFVGWLVNTFFSAVLGLVVGAIAVVVMHLLPFGKKHDDVEHPKAADVPVEPSSGVPGRPSPTLAAPVSGSSKPDPLRPEPSASEAGARTVVADEQAAAEPIVSEIADDLRDDRH from the coding sequence ATGGCCGGCGGACTTGCAGCACTCCTTGACGACATCGCGGCGATCGCGCGCGCCACCGCTTCCTCGGTGGACGACATCGCGGCCGCGGCCGGACGGGCATCGACGAAGGCCGTGGGCGTTGTCGTCGACGACGCGGCCGTGACCCCCCAGTACATGCAGGGCTTCACGCCCGCCCGCGAACTGCCGGTGATCTGGCGCATAGCGAAGGGCTCGCTGCTGAACAAGGCGATCATCCTGCCTGTGATCCTGCTGCTGAGCCAGTTCCTGCCCTGGGCGCTCACGCCGCTGCTGATGTGCGGCGGCCTCTACCTCTCTTACGAGGGCGCGGAGAAGATCTGGGAGGCGGTCAGCGGACACAGCAAGTCGCAGGAGGCACCCGCCGTCGTCAAGGGCGCCGACCATGAGAACACCATGGTCAAGAGCGCCATCACCACCGACTTCATCCTGTCTGCCGAGATCATGGTGATCTCCCTGAACGAGCTGACCGACCTCGGCTTCTGGTTGCGCGCAGGTGCGCTGGTGATCGTCGCCATCGCCATCACCGCGCTGGTCTACGGCGTCGTGGCGGGCATCGTGAAGATGGACGACGTCGGCCTCAAGCTCTCGACGCGCGAGAACACCCGCAAGCTCGGCCAGGGCCTGGTGAAGGCCATGCCGATCGTGCTCAAGGTGCTGGGTGTCGTCGGCACGGCGGCGATGCTGTGGGTGGGCGGCCACATCCTGCTCGTCGGCATGGACGACCTCGGGTTCCATCCCATCTACGATTTCGTGCACCATCTCGAGGTCGCCGCCGCCGGCGCGGCGGGCGGCTTCGTCGGCTGGCTCGTCAACACCTTCTTCTCGGCGGTCCTCGGCCTCGTCGTCGGCGCGATCGCCGTCGTGGTCATGCATCTTCTTCCGTTCGGGAAGAAGCACGACGACGTCGAGCATCCGAAGGCCGCTGACGTGCCCGTCGAGCCGTCGAGCGGGGTGCCGGGACGCCCGTCGCCCACCCTGGCGGCGCCGGTCTCCGGTTCGTCGAAGCCCGATCCTCTTCGCCCGGAGCCAAGTGCCTCGGAGGCGGGGGCCCGCACCGTCGTGGCCGACGAGCAGGCCGCGGCGGAGCCGATCGTCAGCGAGATCGCCGACGACCTCCGCGACGACAGGCACTGA
- a CDS encoding NADPH-dependent F420 reductase, with protein sequence MSKVTIIGGGNMGKAISELVTKGGNTVEILTRSDASTAVTGEIVVLAVPYGALGEIVAQRGDELAGKVVVDITNPLDFQTFDGLVVPADGSAAAELAAKLPRAKVVKAFNTNFAATLGTGKVGENTTTVLVAGDDADAKQGVVSFVKAAGLNALDVGSLKRARELEAIGFTQLVLAGSEQIGWTGGFAVVA encoded by the coding sequence ATGAGCAAGGTCACCATCATCGGCGGCGGCAACATGGGCAAGGCCATCTCGGAGCTCGTCACCAAGGGCGGCAACACCGTGGAGATCCTGACTCGCAGCGACGCCTCCACCGCGGTCACCGGGGAGATCGTCGTCCTGGCCGTCCCCTACGGCGCACTCGGCGAGATCGTTGCCCAGCGCGGTGACGAGCTGGCGGGCAAGGTCGTCGTCGACATCACCAACCCCCTCGACTTCCAGACTTTCGACGGCCTCGTCGTCCCTGCCGACGGGTCCGCCGCGGCCGAGCTCGCCGCGAAGCTTCCCCGGGCGAAGGTCGTCAAGGCCTTCAACACCAACTTCGCCGCGACGCTGGGCACCGGCAAGGTCGGCGAGAACACCACCACCGTGCTGGTGGCCGGTGACGACGCCGACGCCAAGCAGGGCGTCGTGTCCTTCGTGAAGGCCGCCGGCCTGAACGCGCTGGACGTCGGATCCCTGAAGCGGGCCCGCGAGCTCGAGGCCATCGGCTTCACCCAGCTCGTGCTCGCCGGTTCCGAGCAGATCGGTTGGACCGGCGGCTTCGCCGTCGTCGCCTGA
- a CDS encoding MarR family winged helix-turn-helix transcriptional regulator, which translates to MTKWLNDQEMQAWVRLASVIELVPGVLETQLKRDSGLSHFEYWVLAMLSEAPERTLRMSSLASRTRGTLPRLSHVVSRLEKRGLVERFPDPSDARATNARLTDAGWDVVVDAAPGHVTTVRESIIDALTPEQLDQLTAIGDAILERVAPDALRVLATQQVASVR; encoded by the coding sequence ATGACGAAGTGGCTGAATGACCAGGAGATGCAGGCGTGGGTTCGCCTTGCATCGGTAATCGAGCTGGTACCAGGGGTGCTCGAGACCCAGTTGAAGCGCGACTCCGGCCTTTCTCACTTCGAGTACTGGGTCCTCGCCATGCTGTCTGAGGCGCCCGAGCGGACGCTGCGGATGTCTTCGCTCGCCAGCCGGACCCGCGGCACGCTCCCCCGGCTCTCGCACGTCGTGAGCCGCTTGGAGAAGCGTGGCCTCGTCGAGCGGTTCCCCGATCCGAGCGACGCGCGGGCCACAAATGCGCGGCTCACCGACGCGGGCTGGGACGTCGTCGTCGACGCGGCCCCCGGTCACGTGACGACGGTGCGCGAGTCGATCATCGACGCGCTGACCCCGGAGCAGCTCGACCAGTTGACGGCCATCGGCGACGCGATCCTCGAGCGTGTCGCCCCGGACGCCCTTCGGGTCCTGGCCACGCAGCAGGTCGCGTCTGTGCGATGA
- a CDS encoding AzlD domain-containing protein, producing MTLWIWVGVAALACFAQKLVGYLISPKALDNPRVAETAGGVTVGLLAALVVTQTFASGSALTVDARLAAVAVAAVALWLRAPFIVVVLLGALTAALLRALGWAA from the coding sequence ATGACGCTGTGGATCTGGGTCGGGGTCGCGGCGCTGGCCTGCTTCGCCCAGAAGCTGGTCGGCTATCTCATCTCGCCCAAGGCGTTGGACAACCCACGCGTCGCCGAGACGGCAGGGGGAGTCACCGTCGGCCTGCTCGCCGCCCTTGTCGTGACGCAGACGTTCGCCTCCGGCTCCGCCTTGACGGTAGACGCCCGGCTAGCGGCGGTGGCTGTGGCCGCCGTCGCGCTATGGCTGCGGGCGCCCTTCATCGTGGTCGTCCTGCTTGGTGCCTTGACGGCCGCGCTGCTTCGCGCCCTCGGCTGGGCCGCCTGA
- a CDS encoding AzlC family ABC transporter permease: MSTDTAARPEVRAAVRQGLWVGIATGAYGISFGALSVASGLDVWQTCVLSLLMFTGGSQFAFIGVIGGGGAGGAAAATALLLGVRNTLYSLQMAPMLQLRGPRRLAAAQVTIDESVAVSLAQPDAASRRAGFWAAGVGVFVFWNLATLGGALLGDVLGDPRRWGLDGAAAAAFVALLWPRLRERRAQAIGVVAAVVAVVLVPLAPAGLPILAAGAAAAVVAWCQHRSAKAARA; this comes from the coding sequence ATGAGCACCGACACCGCCGCGCGACCCGAGGTGAGGGCGGCCGTCCGGCAAGGGCTCTGGGTCGGCATCGCCACAGGTGCCTACGGCATCTCGTTCGGCGCCCTGTCGGTGGCCAGCGGGCTCGACGTCTGGCAGACGTGTGTGCTCAGCCTGCTCATGTTCACCGGGGGCAGCCAGTTCGCCTTCATCGGCGTCATCGGCGGTGGGGGAGCCGGTGGTGCCGCAGCAGCGACGGCGCTCCTGCTCGGCGTGCGAAACACGCTCTACAGCCTCCAGATGGCGCCCATGCTCCAGCTGCGCGGTCCGCGTCGACTCGCCGCCGCGCAGGTGACGATCGACGAGTCGGTCGCGGTGTCGCTCGCCCAACCCGACGCCGCATCCAGGCGTGCGGGGTTCTGGGCGGCGGGCGTCGGCGTATTCGTCTTCTGGAACCTCGCAACCCTGGGAGGAGCGCTGCTCGGCGACGTCCTCGGCGATCCCCGACGGTGGGGGCTGGACGGAGCCGCCGCTGCCGCGTTCGTCGCCCTCCTCTGGCCACGTTTGCGGGAGCGGCGGGCGCAGGCGATCGGCGTGGTCGCCGCCGTCGTCGCGGTGGTCCTCGTCCCGCTGGCCCCGGCCGGCCTGCCGATCCTCGCCGCGGGTGCCGCTGCGGCAGTCGTCGCCTGGTGCCAGCACAGAAGCGCGAAGGCGGCCCGCGCATGA
- a CDS encoding helix-turn-helix domain-containing protein has translation MTDSSPTGGPVDLIAANLRAERARADLSLSAVARLAGISKSTLSQLEAGQGNPSVETLWAVAVALEIPFARLVAAPRNPLRVVRAGERPAIRAEESNYAAALLAPGGHERRDLYVVSLEPGSPRLSEPHTRGTVEHVVVSAGSVRIGPAGQQVDLLPGDYVTFAGDVAHTAEALEPGSWIVLMMEHPGA, from the coding sequence GTGACCGATTCGTCGCCTACCGGAGGTCCGGTCGACCTCATCGCTGCGAACCTGCGCGCCGAGCGCGCGCGTGCCGACCTGTCGCTCAGCGCGGTGGCGCGACTCGCTGGGATCTCGAAGTCGACGCTGTCCCAGCTCGAGGCCGGTCAGGGCAACCCGTCGGTCGAGACGCTCTGGGCCGTTGCGGTGGCCCTCGAGATCCCGTTCGCCCGGCTCGTGGCCGCGCCAAGGAACCCGCTGCGGGTCGTCCGCGCGGGCGAGCGGCCCGCGATCCGGGCCGAGGAGTCCAACTACGCGGCGGCCCTCCTCGCGCCGGGGGGCCACGAGCGGCGCGACCTGTACGTCGTCAGCCTCGAGCCCGGGAGTCCCCGCCTGTCCGAGCCGCACACCCGCGGAACGGTGGAGCACGTCGTCGTGTCAGCCGGCTCCGTGCGGATCGGTCCCGCGGGGCAGCAGGTCGACCTGCTGCCGGGCGACTACGTCACATTCGCAGGCGACGTCGCACACACAGCGGAGGCCCTCGAGCCGGGAAGCTGGATCGTGCTCATGATGGAGCATCCGGGCGCATGA